The nucleotide window GTCCTGCTCGAGGAGGACGCCGTGGCGGATCTGCTCGATTACGTGGCCGCGGCGGGCTTCGGCGGGCAGGGCCTGGTCGATGGGGTTTCCTTCGTCTCGGGCCGGCTCGGAGAGCGGCTCTTCGGCGAAAACGTGACGGTGTGGGACGACCCGCTGGGGCAGGGGATGCTGCCAGCGGCCTTCGACGGGACGGGGGTGGCCAAGGGTCGACTCTGCCTGATCGAGAATGGGATCGCCCGGGCGGTCGCCCACGACTCCGACACGGCCCACCGTCTCGGGGTGGCCTCGACCGGCCACGCCTTCCCGGCGCCCAGCCCCTCGGGGCCCTACCCCAGCCACCTGCACATGGAGGGGGGAAAAGCGAGCCGCTCCGAGATGCTGCGCGGGATCGAGCGAGGGATCCTGGTGACCCGCTTCCACTACACCAACCTGGCCGACGCTCACACCGCGACCATGACCGGCATGACCCGCGACGGCACCTTCTTGATCGAGAACGGTGAGCTGACGCGCCCCCTCAAGAACCTGCGCTTCACCTCAGGCGGGATCGACGCCCTCAACCACGTGCGGATGATCGGCCAGGAGACCAAGCTCGTGCCCGGCTGGTACGGCGCCACTCGCGCGCCGGCCCTGGTGGTGGACGGCTTCCGCTTCTCCGGGGTGACGATGTTCTAGCGGGGGCTCTCCTTCTCGACCTCGGGGTGCCACGCCAGGTAGCGGATCACGTCCGACTGGCTGAGCACCCCGACCACCTCGCCCCCTTCCACCACCGGGAGGCGCCCCACGTCGAGCTGGCTGAAGCGCTGCAGCGCGTCGGATACGCTGAGGTGCGGATCCAGCGCCTGAGCCTCGCTCAGGGGGGTCATGACCTCGCGTAC belongs to Pantanalinema sp. and includes:
- a CDS encoding TldD/PmbA family protein, with amino-acid sequence MTVTSKHLADQVLSLSKAAETEVLVAERESHLTRFANSEIHQNVSERNTEVRVRVIEEGRVGVASTNDLSEASLSRLVERARMLASHAPATELPPLPGPQEYAAVPHAYAPATAGSTPEDRARVAGVACRLALEAGLNAFGAFETATGRRTIANSRGLFATQQATKADYNLVVMGSDSSGYASFTAADASGLDAEALARHAIYKALRSVHPVAIAPGAYTVLLEEDAVADLLDYVAAAGFGGQGLVDGVSFVSGRLGERLFGENVTVWDDPLGQGMLPAAFDGTGVAKGRLCLIENGIARAVAHDSDTAHRLGVASTGHAFPAPSPSGPYPSHLHMEGGKASRSEMLRGIERGILVTRFHYTNLADAHTATMTGMTRDGTFLIENGELTRPLKNLRFTSGGIDALNHVRMIGQETKLVPGWYGATRAPALVVDGFRFSGVTMF